The proteins below are encoded in one region of Cololabis saira isolate AMF1-May2022 chromosome 11, fColSai1.1, whole genome shotgun sequence:
- the smad7 gene encoding mothers against decapentaplegic homolog 7: protein MFRTKRSGLVRRLWRSRAPAEGDGEADRGTHGPGGCCMGKATKVGKPNAGSEAELKALTHSILKKIKEKQLEVLLQAVESKGGARSPCLLLPSKVDAKVGQQSYSLPMLLYKVFRWPDLRHSSELKRLSCCESYGKINPELVCCNPHHMSRLCELESPPPPYSRYPMDYLKPPGELHVPPNSHLFDCLY from the exons ATGTTCAGGACCAAACGATCGGGGCTCGTCCGGCGACTCTGGAGGAGCCGTGCGCCCGCGGAGGGCGACGGGGAGGCGGATAGAGGGACACATGGCCCCGGGGGCTGCTGCATGGGCAAAGCGACAAAGGTGGGCAAGCCCAACGCCGGGTCGGAGGCTGAATTGAAGGCGTTGACCCACTCCATACTGAAGAagatcaaagaaaaacaattagaGGTGCTTTTGCAGGCTGTGGAGTCCAAGGGGGGAGCCCGGAGTCCCTGCTTGCTCCTGCCCAGCAAAGTGGACGCCAAAGTGGGTCAACAGTCTTACTCTCTCCCCATGCTGCTTTACAAAGTGTTCAGGTGGCCGGACCTCAGGCATTCCTCGGAGCTGAAGAGGCTGTCTTGCTGTGAATCCTACGGGAAAATCAACCCAGAGCTCGTTTGCTGCAACCCGCACCACATGAGCAGGCTTTGTGAACTCG aatctcctcctcctccatattCACGCTATCCCATGGACTATCTTAAACCACCAGGTGAGCTACATGTTCCCCCAAATTCACATTTATTTGACTGTCtttactag